The proteins below come from a single Mytilus edulis chromosome 5, xbMytEdul2.2, whole genome shotgun sequence genomic window:
- the LOC139524212 gene encoding sperm-specific protein PHI-2B-like: MPSSPRKRSRSRSRSRSNSPKRSPAKKARKTPRKPRAKGGVKKPTTLSLIVASIQAMKNKKGSSVQAIRKYILANNKGVSAARLGTAMKLAFAKGLKSGVLVRPKSSAGASGATGSFRVGKAPASPKKRAKKAKSPKKKAKKPKNKSNNAKAKKSPRKKTAVKKSSKSKAKTSKKPKSPKKKAAKKPTKKRVKKSPKKKAARKSPKKSKK, translated from the coding sequence ATGCCAAGCAGCCCAAGAAAACGTTCACGATCCAGGTCTAGGAGCAGGAGCAATTCTCCAAAGAGAAGTCCAGCAAAGAAGGCCAGAAAGACCCCAAGAAAGCCAAGAGCAAAAGGTGGAGTGAAGAAGCCAACAACTTTATCCTTGATTGTTGCTTCCATCCAAGCCATGAAGAATAAGAAGGGATCATCTGTCCAAGCCATCAGAAAGTACATCCTGGCCAACAACAAAGGGGTTAGTGCAGCTCGTCTTGGAACTGCCATGAAACTAGCCTTTGCAAAGGGATTGAAATCGGGTGTTTTAGTCAGACCAAAGTCATCCGCTGGTGCATCTGGTGCAACTGGTAGCTTCCGTGTTGGTAAAGCACCTGCTTCACCCAAGAAAAGGGCAAAGAAAGcaaagtcaccaaagaagaaagcaaaGAAACCCAAAAACAAGTCaaacaacgccaaggctaaaaagtCACCCAGAAAGAAGACTGCAGTTAAAAAGTCATCGAAGTCCAAGGCAAAAACATCAAAAAAGCCGAAATCACCCAAAAAGAAGGCCGCCAAGAAACCTACAAAGAAGAGAGTAAAGAAATCACCCAAAAAGAAGGCCGCCAGGAAGTCTCCAAAGAAGTCCAAGAAGTAG